The genome window gcgcaaggatcccagttcaagccccggctccccacgtgcagggaaggCGGTGAGTTTGTGATTTCCACATTCCAGGGTCAACTGGAAGCCCAGCAAGGACCGGTGTTTATCTTTGTGTTTTGTGTTGGCATCCAGCAAGGTGTTCACCTGAGATGTGAAGATAGTTTTCAAAGAGACTCCGTCAATGGGTGAAATTCGTACCGGCTGGGCTGAGGGTGACACGAGGTGGCTTCCAACAAGAAAGGGCCCCACCTTCCCAGGCACTCCCCAGCCCCGCCTTCCCCAGGGGACCCtctcctccccagccccccaccttctCCAGGggacaagcagcgaagcaggtctgcagctgtctctctcccctcccctcacaatctctctctgtctctctctctctgtggggagccacatgtgccctccaGGCTGCTACTGGCATGAGCAGAGTCTGTTCACAGACGCCTTGCTGAAAAGCAAAGTTCCTGCTTCTTCACACctcagagtctttgttcacagccAAGATGAGTTCCTGTCTCCCAACTCCAtctccccatgaatcacccaggaccttccagataacggctgatcaccatgacaacatGCCACGTCAATCAACAGCCCCCagctgctaactccccccttgcccAGCCTTAGaaacagcacctttggtgctaataaacagacttgatcagaatcttgacttgtctcatttctctcacaTGTCTTGTCCTTCTTTccttgtccccattccctctcccttgtcctcactccctctcctaagttaacccacgttgaaggtcccgCGGGATGGGacatctctcctatccaatagaaaaaaaaaaaaagtggcctgggaggtggtgcagtggataaagcactggactctcaagcatgaggtcctgagttcaatctccagcagcacatgtaccagaggtctttctgttttcctatctttctcatgaataaattttttaaaaaatttaaagggagaattaattttattatttattttttttaccagagcacagctcagctctggcttacggtagtgtgggggattgaacctaggactttggagcctcactacaggaattagagtctctttgcataaccctaaTGCCgcctacccccacccaataaataaaatcttaaaaaatgaaaaacatgcggagccagagctgaacagtgctctggttaaaaaaataaggagtcaggtggtagcacagtgggttaagcacagatggcgcgaAGCACcaggtccagcgtaaggatcctggttcgagcccccggctccccacctgcaggggagtcgcttcacaggcagtgaagcaggtctgcaggtgtctgtctttctcttcccctctctgtcttcccctcctctctccatttctctctgtcctatccaacaacaacgacatcaataacaaccacaacaataaaacaaaggcaacaagagggaataaatacaaaaaaaagtttacatatcgattgaaaacaaaaacattcaGATTTCCCACATACAACCTGTCACCCAGCAAGCAGGTGAGCTGGGCCAAGCAGAGCTGTGAGATGGGAGTGGGATTCGGCCGGACGAGAGTCTCTTTAGCACCTTGACTGCACCTCagctttatttacttaatgagagaaGCAGAAGGTCCTTCCGGCCCACGTGGCACCTCAAGTCAAATCTGGGGCTTGTGCCACCTCCCCGGCTGCTAAGGGTGCGTTCATCTCACTGGccaggagagggaggcagaggcagagtcCGACACTGGGCGAGGGCTGTGGGGGGCGTGCGAGTGCAGGGCTCCAGCGAGGGCTCTGACATCCCCGAGCAGCCAGCATGGAGAGTCTTAGCTGTCTGCCGTCCTTGGCAGCTGCAGGGGCGGTGAGCTTCCCGGGGTGGAGGCGGGCAGGCCAGAGCCCGTCGCATGCCCTCCCTCCCAAGCAGCCATGGCTCATGGACCTCAGCCCTGACTGGTCCCTGCAAGCCCAGGGGGTGGGTCTGTGCAAGAAGCTGAGCGGACAAGCACCGAGTGCCCGCTGGGCGCCATTCAAACAACAAAGCGCCCGCTGTTCTTTACCACACTCAGTTCTGGACAGCTCCTGAGTTCTGACGGCTGCCTCTCACCCAGTCTagcctggggtggggagaggttcCGCGAGCCAGCCCTGGCCTGAGGGTGGGGCGCACGCAGGGCCCCACTTCTGGGGCAGCACCTAGCAGCTCCTGGAGCCTGGGGTTCCAGTCTGCCTGGTGCACCCCACACACCACTGGGTCGGGGCGTGTGGTCACCCAGTACCCCATCTCCCGGCTTGAGGTGACACCCCCGGAGTGGGAGCCGCGCTTAGCTGAGCTGCCGGGCAGGGCAGGTGAAGATggaggcgggcgggcgggcggtgaAAGGCCTGGCGCCACTGAGCCGCCCGGAGTTCTCTCCCAGCGCTCTGCGCAGGGTGCCGGCGAGCAGAGGACCGGGGGCCGCCCCCCGGCCCCAGAAGGTCCACGCGGGGCCTCCCAGGAAATCTCTCATCAGGCTCCACTGAGGTCCGCCCAAAGCGAGGACAGACACACAGCAAGCTGCCCACGGCCCCTCGCCCGCCGGGCACGGTCTAGCGGGTGTGGCTGCCGGCGCCACCCTCACTGTCGCTTGCCTGTCCTCTTGCTGCTTTTAAACCCTCGTGACGCGCCTTGGCCAAAGCAGACGGCGGGAGGGACCCTGAGAAGGAGAAGCAGTCGCTGAGCTGCTCCCTCGCCGGCGAGGCCTGACCCCACAGGTGGGCGTGCTCCTCTTCCCAGTGCGGCTCTGGTCTCCCCAGAGCCGGCTGCCGAGCGCCTCCCTGCGGGCACCCTCCCTCCTGGCTGCGGGCTGACGCTTCCTGCCCCACCGCAGGGAGACCCGCTGGCCCCTGGGTGCCCTGGACCTGGGCCCAGCCCCCGCCCGGGACGCTGGCAGGCACCTCCGCTTCTCCCGGCCCCTTTTCCCTAGATGCTGCCCCACCGCCCCCCGGAGTGGCCGGTCCTGGAAGGAAGCTCCCGCACTGTCCCTAAGCGGGGGCAGGAAGGTCCACTCTGCCCCACGCTCCGGCCCCCAGAGACGACAGACTCCTTCTCCCGAGAGAGTGAGGCTGGCACGTCGGCTCATCCGGGCGCCTGCTTTGCTGGGGGCAAAACCCAGGCTGGGGCCCGGcgcccaccacactgggggagctTTGGGCCGCGGCCTCTCCCTCCACTTCCGTCCCTCTCAGAACCAAGATCCTGACAGCCCAACGCAGCGGCCGCCCGCTGGAGGTCTCCTGGGCCGCGCCCCCACGGGTGGGACTCACCTGTGGCCCGGGGTCCGCCGTGAAGCCGAGGGCTCCGGGCAGACCTCCATGGCGTCCCCTTCTGCCTCCTCCCCGGCCTCCACCGGGGCCTCTGCGGACTGGAGTGCGGTGGCGGGGCTGCGGGGGACAGACGGCGGGAGGCTGTGAGGCCACTCACCTTAGGCGAGGCCCAGGCTGGGGCCCGACTCCCGGCATAAAAGAGCAAGCCTCGGCGCCCTGCTTTCCCGTCCTCTCTCTGCTCGTAGGTTCGGGGCGGCACCTACCCTCTCCCTTTCCTGGGCCTGTCGAATCGGAAGTCGGGGGGGTACAGGTGGCTCCTCACCAGGTGCTCCCTCCTGTCCCCGCTGGTCCTGAACTTCTCTGTGCAGCCTTCCACCAGGCACTGGTACTGGAGAGGACGGTGTCACCGCGCCACCTGGCCCCACGCGCCCCCTGCCCGGCGCCACGGGCGGTGCCTCCCGGTGCCCACCATGTCCTGCCGCTGGGCCAGCAGCTGGAAGAGTGCGTCGTGCCACTCGAGGATGTGGGTGTCCAGCAGCTGCCCCGAGGGGAAGGCGCGCTTGCAGAAGGAGCAGACGTTGTCGTGCAGCACGTGGTAGTGGTGCTCGTAGTCTCCCAGGGTGTCGAACACCCGGCAGCAGCCGGCCACCTGGCACGCGAACTCGGGCACCCTGGGGGCACGGCGCTGAGCACGGGCCCCGACCAGGACACCCCCGACGGCCACCTGGCTTGTGAGCCCGGGCACCCTGGGGATACACTGAGCCCACCTTCAACACCAAACCCACCCTGGTCAGAATGAGTCTTCCCGGGCtcccagggagggaggcaggagtgcagggggtgcaggggtgcaggggaggCGAGGGCTGCAGAGGATGCAGGGGAGGCGGGGGCTGCAGAGGATGCAGGGGAGGCGGGGGCTGCAGGGGCTGCAGAGGGTGCATGGGAGGCGAGGACTGCAGGGGGTGCATGAGAGGCGAGGACTGCAGGGGCTGCAGAGGGTGCACGCGGGGCGTGGACtgcaggggtgcaggggctgCAGAGGGTGCACGGGAGGCGAGGACtgcaggggtgcaggggctgCAGAGGGTGCATGGGAGGCGAGGACtgcaggggtgcaggggctgCAGAGGGTGCATGGGAGGCGAGGACtgcaggggtgcaggggctgCAGAGGGTGCACGGGAGGCGAGGACTGCAGGGCTGCAGAGGGTGCATGAGAGGCGAGGACTGCAGGGCTGCAGAGGGTGCATGGGAGgcgagggctgcagggctgcaggggctgCAGAGGGTGCATGGGAGGCGAGGGCTGCAGGGGCTGCAGAGGGTGCACGGGAGGCGAGGGCTGCAGGGGCTGCAGAGGGTGCATGGGAGgcgagggctgcagggctgcagggctgcagaggGTGCATGAGAGGCGAGGACTGCAGGGCTGCAGAGGGTGCATGAGAGgcgagggctgcagggctgcagaggGTGCATGAGAGGCGAGGACTGCAGGGCTGCAGAGGGTGCATGAGAGgcgagggctgcagggctgcagaggGTGCATGAGAGGCGAGGACTGCAGGGCTGCAGAGGGTGCATGAGAGgcgagggctgcagggctgcagaggGTGCACGAGAGGCGAGGACTGCAGGGCTGCAGAGGGTGCATGAGAGGCGAGGACTGCAGGGCTGCAGAGGGTGCATGAGAGgcgagggctgcagggctgcagaggGTGCACGAGAGGCGAGGACTGCAGGGCTGCAGAGGGTGCATGAGAGGCGAGGGCTGCAGGGGCTGCAGAGGCTGCATGGGAGGCGAGGACTGCAGAGGGCACAGGGCTGCAGAGGGTGCATGGGAGGCGAGGACTGCAGAGGGCACAGGGCTGCAGAGGGTACAGGGCTGCAGGGAagggggcaaggacccaggtcaggtggacaggggaggggaggggagggtctcGGGGCGGGGACGCTCACCTGGGCCTCTCGGGACACTCAGTCACCTGCGCGAGCACATCCTGGAGGTAGAGGTGGCGCTGCACGTCCCCTTCCTGTGGGCACACCGTGTGGGCGGGGCCTGCGGCGACCCCGCCCACCGCAGGACCCCGCCCGCGAGGCCACGCCCACGCGCCtgcggccccgcccccgccggccTCGCGCTCACCTCGAAGAAGGCGTGGTCTCGCGGGAAGTGCAGCCGGCGCGCCGCGAAGAGGAAGGGCGCCGACCCGGCCCTGGGGTCCCGCTCCACGGCCAGAGGCTCGGCCGCCCCGGAGGCCCCAGCCAGCCGCGCCGGCACCGCGGGCGGCAGCTGCATCGTATCCGCAGCCTGTCGGCCACCGTCCCGGAGCCGGAAGTGACGATCTGTGAGCGCGC of Erinaceus europaeus chromosome 14, mEriEur2.1, whole genome shotgun sequence contains these proteins:
- the ZNF511 gene encoding zinc finger protein 511 isoform X1, encoding MQLPPAVPARLAGASGAAEPLAVERDPRAGSAPFLFAARRLHFPRDHAFFEEGDVQRHLYLQDVLAQVTECPERPRVPEFACQVAGCCRVFDTLGDYEHHYHVLHDNVCSFCKRAFPSGQLLDTHILEWHDALFQLLAQRQDMYQCLVEGCTEKFRTSGDRREHLVRSHLYPPDFRFDRPRKGRGPATALQSAEAPVEAGEEAEGDAMEVCPEPSASRRTPGHRVPPAVCFGQGASRGFKSSKRTGKRQ
- the ZNF511 gene encoding zinc finger protein 511 isoform X2, whose product is MQLPPAVPARLAGASGAAEPLAVERDPRAGSAPFLFAARRLHFPRDHAFFEEGDVQRHLYLQDVLAQVTECPERPRVPEFACQVAGCCRVFDTLGDYEHHYHVLHDNVCSFCKRAFPSGQLLDTHILEWHDALFQLLAQRQDMYQCLVEGCTEKFRTSGDRREHLPRHRTPVRRGPGGGRGGGRRGRHGGLPGALGFTADPGPQGPSRRLLWPRRVTRV